Part of the Tidjanibacter massiliensis genome is shown below.
TCGCCGTGCATCGAGAGGGTGATTATCTTCTCCTCCGGATTGAGGGCGAGGGCCCGTTCGGTAGCCCGTATGCCGTCCAGTACGGGCATGTCTATGTCCATCAGCACCACATCGTGTTCCGACTCCTGCATGAGGGCGAGACACTCCTCGCCGTTGGCGGCCGTTCCGACGACCTCGCACTCGGCCCGTCGGGAGAGCAGTCCCTGAAGGCCCGACAAAAAGAGGGCGTGGTCGTCGGCCAGGATAATCCTATAACTTCTGTCTGCGTTCATCCGAATGTCCTACGTTTACGCTTATGTGGGCCGACATGCCTTTGCCGCGTTCGCTCGTTATCTCTACCGTGCCTTTGAGCGACTGGATGCGGGAGGTGATGTTGGAGAGGCCCATGCCGGTATCCAGGACGGCAGCCGTGTCGAACCCTTTGCCGTTGTCGGAGTAGTCTATCGTGACGGTATCGTCCGCATAGGTCAGGCCGAGCGTCAGCAGCGTGGCGCCCGAGTGCTTCATGCTGTTGTTGATGAGTTCGCCGATGACACGGTAGAGAATGACCTCCACGTTGGGGTCGAAACGCTCCGTTTTCAGGTTGGTGTCGAACCGTATCTCCACATTCCGGTTCGGGTTGATGGAGATGGTCTTGTTCACGAAGTTGCTGACTGCGCGCGATAGGCCGAATGAATTGAGCGTGTGCGGGCTGAGCTTGTTGGATATCTCCCGGATGCTGCGTATCGCCTCGTCGATGACGTATGTGGTGTTGGCAATCAGTTCGGCATCCTCCTTCGAGGAGCAGTTTTTGGCGAGCTCTCCCAGCGACATGCGGGCCGA
Proteins encoded:
- a CDS encoding sensor histidine kinase, yielding MILQVLIIISIALQLVAAVVAIRLTRVTKYNISWLLFTLGLVLMCMIRLSEYIYVVGGREWHLPPHFMAWVGVVTSLCFAVGMFYVGKIIHSTRRLNYQRKLTERRILTTVLRTEETERLNFSKELHDGLGPLLSSARMSLGELAKNCSSKEDAELIANTTYVIDEAIRSIREISNKLSPHTLNSFGLSRAVSNFVNKTISINPNRNVEIRFDTNLKTERFDPNVEVILYRVIGELINNSMKHSGATLLTLGLTYADDTVTIDYSDNGKGFDTAAVLDTGMGLSNITSRIQSLKGTVEITSERGKGMSAHISVNVGHSDERRQKL